A region of Nostoc sp. 'Peltigera membranacea cyanobiont' N6 DNA encodes the following proteins:
- a CDS encoding dynamin family protein encodes MQQQYEGYKDLADSLKSASALLNLERKSQLNQDIITICNHLVNPSFRIAVFGPFNHGKSTLLNAMLGNRTLPIDLIPTTGASITVKYGSDVRTRIMLVDGTEVYRSGTEILQQFAILDDNRQMRKDVASVEVFCPHPFLETGVEFLDLPGTNDRDEQDNLVREQLLSADLVIQLLDARKLMTLGERENLRDWLLDRGIKTVIFVANFLNLLEPDEQKQVQNRLLFVAESFRAELPPGFSNLYRVDALPALRARLKGDVAAANSSGLAAFETALQNIVGILQPDRGSVRLPRVQAIASQIQLSLKAKIDPIALEIKSFDDKQNSKFEIKQKAANLIYKGFSTSIGELRDWLALPKLLTKYQADAAVALAENQFKDWQTNILKKDLNQLQLAAVKWLYQAYEFFQEERPQDLLIPFASEPQVILPPKPNNTDDLSEPGSIAVGGGIGWLLGGPVGAAVVGSISYLLNKNIQKQDEQLAKESYHQEVAKLCITAIEDYFYSFSSQGLSILAEYERQAEKVICFEFSQEPVEISNKRESLQQSQNGFNRLLRELEKVKILSNHQPYKEIPKYTNTNKKYSPQPERVRISPEKDPVVKQQQENTVKNSGRRVESVSPLPKSSQPPRKEEVEAKFRDWELNEEIARMKAEMRMPGSQTSKQQNSTQSNKAPSQPKSQTEKDKITRAYGILGLQANASQAEVKQAYRTLVKKWHPDLFVNQPQLLKQAQEKMHLVNDAYTILSDK; translated from the coding sequence ATGCAACAACAGTATGAAGGTTATAAGGATTTAGCAGATTCTCTCAAATCTGCATCTGCGTTACTGAATTTAGAACGAAAATCGCAACTGAATCAAGATATAATTACCATTTGTAATCATCTAGTTAATCCTAGCTTTCGCATTGCGGTATTTGGCCCTTTTAATCATGGCAAGTCTACGTTACTGAATGCCATGCTAGGAAATCGCACCTTGCCAATTGATTTAATCCCCACCACAGGCGCATCGATTACTGTCAAGTATGGCTCTGATGTGCGAACTCGCATTATGTTGGTAGATGGTACAGAAGTCTATCGCAGTGGCACAGAAATTCTACAACAATTTGCAATTCTTGATGACAATAGACAGATGCGAAAAGATGTAGCATCTGTAGAAGTTTTTTGTCCGCATCCCTTCCTAGAAACTGGTGTAGAATTTCTCGATTTACCGGGAACTAATGATAGAGATGAACAAGATAATTTAGTCAGAGAACAACTTTTAAGTGCAGATTTAGTTATCCAATTATTAGATGCACGGAAATTAATGACTTTAGGAGAGCGGGAAAACTTACGAGATTGGCTATTAGATCGCGGTATTAAAACAGTTATATTCGTTGCCAATTTTCTTAACTTACTCGAACCCGACGAGCAAAAACAAGTCCAAAATCGCCTGTTATTTGTTGCAGAAAGCTTTCGAGCCGAATTACCCCCAGGCTTTAGTAATTTATATCGCGTCGATGCTTTACCTGCCTTAAGAGCTAGATTAAAAGGCGATGTTGCTGCTGCAAATAGTAGCGGGTTAGCAGCTTTTGAAACAGCGTTGCAAAATATTGTGGGGATTTTGCAACCAGATCGTGGTAGTGTGCGTTTGCCAAGAGTGCAAGCGATCGCTTCTCAAATCCAACTCTCATTAAAAGCTAAAATTGACCCGATTGCTCTTGAAATAAAATCTTTTGACGATAAACAAAATAGTAAATTTGAAATTAAACAAAAAGCAGCTAACTTAATTTATAAAGGCTTTTCTACCAGCATTGGAGAATTACGCGATTGGCTAGCATTACCCAAGCTACTCACAAAATATCAAGCTGATGCAGCAGTTGCATTAGCAGAAAATCAATTTAAAGATTGGCAAACAAATATTCTTAAAAAAGACTTAAATCAATTACAATTAGCTGCTGTGAAATGGCTTTATCAAGCTTACGAGTTTTTCCAAGAAGAAAGACCACAAGATTTATTAATTCCTTTTGCTAGCGAACCACAAGTAATACTACCCCCAAAGCCAAACAATACTGATGATTTGAGTGAACCTGGTTCTATCGCTGTTGGTGGTGGTATTGGTTGGTTATTAGGCGGACCGGTAGGTGCTGCTGTCGTGGGAAGTATTTCTTATTTGTTAAACAAGAATATCCAAAAACAAGACGAACAATTAGCCAAGGAATCTTATCATCAGGAAGTTGCTAAACTTTGTATAACTGCAATTGAAGATTATTTTTATAGTTTTAGCAGTCAAGGGTTATCAATTTTGGCTGAATATGAACGGCAAGCTGAAAAAGTAATTTGCTTTGAATTCAGTCAAGAACCAGTAGAAATTAGTAATAAACGCGAAAGTTTGCAGCAATCACAAAATGGTTTTAATCGGTTGCTACGAGAGTTAGAAAAAGTCAAAATTCTCTCAAATCATCAACCTTATAAAGAAATACCAAAATACACTAATACTAATAAAAAATATTCGCCACAGCCAGAGAGAGTTAGAATTTCCCCTGAAAAAGATCCTGTTGTTAAGCAACAGCAGGAAAATACTGTTAAGAATAGTGGTAGAAGGGTAGAATCTGTCTCTCCACTGCCAAAATCTTCTCAACCTCCGAGGAAAGAAGAGGTGGAGGCGAAATTTCGTGATTGGGAACTCAATGAGGAAATAGCCCGGATGAAAGCAGAGATGCGAATGCCTGGTTCCCAAACTAGCAAACAGCAAAATTCAACTCAAAGCAACAAAGCACCCAGTCAACCCAAAAGCCAGACGGAAAAAGATAAGATTACTCGCGCCTACGGCATTTTAGGATTGCAAGCAAATGCTTCTCAGGCTGAGGTAAAGCAGGCTTATCGAACTTTAGTAAAAAAATGGCATCCAGATTTGTTTGTAAATCAGCCGCAACTGCTAAAACAAGCACAAGAGAAAATGCACTTAGTTAATGATGCTTACACAATTTTGAGTGATAAATAA
- a CDS encoding dynamin family protein — protein sequence MTNQVATDRFIQDLERVAQVRSEMSVCLTKLAETINQAELAGDSSSGKLSLERDIEDITVASKNLRQGVFRLLVLGDMKRGKSTFLNALIGENLLPSDVNPCTAVLTVLRYGPEKKVTIHFNDGKSPQELDFQNFKYKYTIDPAEAKKLEQEKKQAFPDVDYAVVEYPLTLLEKGIEIVDSPGLNDTEARNELSLGYVNNCHAILFVMRASQPCTLGERRYLENYIKGRGLTVFFLVNAWDQVRESLIDPDDVEELQASENRLRQVFKANLAEYCTVEGQNIYEERVFELSSIQALRRRLKNPQADLEGTGFPKFMDSLNTFLTRERAIAELRQVRTLARLACNHTREAVARRLPLLDQDVNELKKRIDSVEPEFNKLTGIRDEFQKEIINTRDTQARTISESFRSYVLNLGNTFETDFLRYQPELNLFDFLSSGKREAFNTALQKAFEQYISDKSAAWTLTAEKDINAAFKELSRSAAQYGASYNQVTDQITEKLTGQDVKVHTTTTAEEDNSPGWAKWAMGLLSLSKGNLAGFALAGAGFDWKNILLNYFTVIGIGGIITAVTGVLLGPIGFALLGLGVGFLQADQARRELVKTAKKELVKHLPQVAHEQSQVVYSAVKECFDSYEREVSKRINDDIVSRKSELDNLVKQKQSREINRDSEFNRLKKLQEDVIAQMQKIEAAYSDLLAYYS from the coding sequence ATGACAAATCAGGTGGCAACTGACAGATTTATCCAAGATTTAGAGCGGGTTGCTCAAGTGCGATCGGAGATGTCTGTGTGTTTAACTAAACTGGCTGAAACTATTAATCAAGCGGAGTTAGCTGGCGACTCTTCATCAGGAAAACTCAGTTTAGAGCGAGATATTGAAGATATTACAGTAGCTAGTAAAAACCTCCGCCAAGGTGTATTTCGCCTTTTAGTCTTGGGCGATATGAAACGGGGAAAAAGTACTTTTCTCAACGCTTTAATTGGGGAAAACTTATTGCCGAGCGATGTTAACCCTTGTACCGCAGTATTAACAGTTTTACGCTATGGCCCAGAAAAGAAAGTTACTATTCATTTTAATGATGGTAAAAGTCCGCAAGAGTTAGATTTTCAAAACTTTAAATATAAATATACTATCGATCCGGCTGAAGCAAAAAAACTAGAGCAGGAGAAAAAGCAAGCATTTCCAGATGTCGATTATGCAGTAGTTGAATATCCCTTAACGCTACTAGAAAAGGGAATTGAAATTGTCGATAGCCCAGGATTGAATGATACAGAAGCACGAAACGAATTATCTTTGGGTTATGTAAATAATTGCCATGCAATTCTGTTTGTGATGAGAGCTTCTCAACCTTGTACCTTGGGTGAGCGTCGCTATCTAGAAAATTATATCAAAGGTCGAGGATTGACAGTTTTCTTCTTAGTTAATGCTTGGGATCAGGTGCGGGAATCATTGATAGATCCTGATGATGTCGAAGAATTACAAGCATCTGAGAATAGATTGCGGCAAGTATTTAAGGCGAATTTAGCAGAATATTGTACTGTAGAAGGCCAGAATATTTATGAAGAAAGGGTGTTTGAGCTTTCGTCAATTCAAGCACTCAGACGACGGTTGAAGAACCCTCAAGCTGATTTAGAGGGGACTGGCTTTCCGAAGTTTATGGATTCCCTTAATACATTTCTTACCAGAGAACGTGCGATCGCAGAACTCCGTCAAGTCAGAACCTTAGCTAGACTTGCCTGCAATCATACCCGTGAGGCAGTTGCAAGACGCTTACCATTACTTGACCAAGATGTAAATGAATTGAAAAAACGCATTGATTCAGTAGAACCAGAGTTTAACAAACTCACAGGTATTCGAGATGAATTCCAAAAAGAAATTATCAATACCAGAGACACTCAAGCAAGAACGATTTCTGAATCTTTTCGCAGCTACGTTTTAAACTTAGGTAATACCTTTGAAACCGACTTCTTACGCTATCAGCCAGAATTAAATTTGTTTGATTTTCTCAGTAGTGGGAAACGAGAAGCATTTAACACCGCACTGCAAAAAGCCTTTGAGCAATATATCAGTGATAAATCTGCGGCTTGGACATTAACTGCTGAAAAAGATATAAATGCAGCTTTTAAAGAACTTTCTCGCAGTGCTGCCCAATATGGCGCGTCTTATAATCAAGTCACAGACCAAATTACAGAAAAGCTCACCGGACAAGACGTAAAAGTACATACCACTACTACTGCTGAAGAAGATAACTCTCCCGGCTGGGCAAAATGGGCAATGGGATTGTTATCGTTGTCTAAAGGAAATCTTGCTGGTTTTGCGCTAGCCGGGGCTGGATTTGATTGGAAAAATATCCTGTTAAACTACTTCACTGTAATTGGTATTGGCGGCATAATTACAGCTGTGACAGGTGTTTTACTTGGGCCAATTGGGTTTGCGCTGCTAGGTTTAGGAGTAGGATTTTTGCAAGCAGATCAAGCACGGAGAGAGTTAGTTAAAACAGCGAAGAAAGAGTTAGTAAAACATCTACCACAAGTTGCACACGAGCAATCGCAGGTTGTATACAGTGCTGTGAAAGAGTGTTTTGATTCTTACGAAAGAGAAGTGAGTAAGCGGATTAACGATGATATTGTCTCTCGCAAATCTGAATTAGATAATCTTGTCAAGCAGAAACAAAGCCGTGAAATAAATCGTGATAGTGAGTTCAACCGCTTAAAAAAATTACAAGAAGATGTAATAGCTCAGATGCAAAAAATAGAGGCAGCCTATAGCGATTTATTAGCTTACTATAGCTAA
- the namA gene encoding NADPH dehydrogenase NamA — protein MAHLFEPLKIREVTFRNRIAVSPMCQYSSTNGYANDWHVIHLASRAVGGAGIVLTEAAAVEPRGRISPQDLGIWSDEHIETLAKTVALIHNFGAVAGIQLAHAGRKASTAKPSKGGKALDESQEGWRPLVSSSAIAFSKDSPVPEALSLEGIQEVIDAFVQATKRSLQAGFKVVEIHAAHGYLLHQFLSPLSNQRQDDYGGSFENRTRLLREVVQAVREVWPETHPLWVRISATDWVDKGWDIEESIALSDKLKSLGVDLIDNSSGGIIPGINIPVKPGYQTQFAERIRREANIHTGAVGLITTPEQADEIIRTEVADIVLLGRELLRNPYWPHLAAKQLGHDKLWPVQYDRAWL, from the coding sequence ATGGCACATCTATTTGAACCATTAAAGATTCGTGAAGTTACTTTTCGTAACCGCATCGCCGTTTCACCTATGTGTCAATATTCCAGCACAAATGGATATGCTAATGATTGGCACGTTATTCATCTAGCTTCTCGCGCAGTTGGCGGTGCAGGTATAGTGCTAACAGAAGCAGCAGCCGTAGAACCTCGCGGACGCATTAGCCCTCAAGATTTGGGAATCTGGTCGGATGAACACATCGAAACTTTAGCCAAAACGGTGGCATTGATTCATAACTTTGGAGCTGTTGCAGGTATTCAACTCGCTCATGCAGGCAGAAAAGCCAGCACTGCCAAACCTAGTAAGGGAGGGAAAGCGCTAGATGAATCTCAGGAAGGTTGGCGACCTTTGGTTTCGAGTAGTGCGATCGCTTTTAGCAAAGATAGCCCAGTTCCAGAAGCCCTAAGTCTTGAGGGAATTCAGGAAGTTATTGATGCCTTTGTCCAAGCTACTAAACGTTCTCTACAAGCTGGTTTCAAGGTAGTTGAAATCCATGCTGCCCACGGTTATCTACTCCATCAGTTTCTCTCACCTCTTTCTAACCAACGGCAAGATGATTATGGTGGCAGCTTTGAAAACCGGACTCGTTTACTTAGAGAAGTTGTTCAAGCAGTCCGAGAGGTTTGGCCTGAGACGCATCCACTCTGGGTACGTATTTCTGCCACCGATTGGGTAGATAAGGGTTGGGACATTGAGGAAAGTATTGCTTTAAGTGACAAACTGAAGTCTTTAGGAGTCGATCTCATCGATAATTCATCAGGGGGTATTATACCGGGCATAAATATACCAGTTAAACCTGGTTATCAGACTCAGTTTGCCGAACGCATCCGTCGCGAAGCCAATATCCATACAGGAGCTGTTGGCTTAATTACAACCCCTGAACAGGCTGATGAGATTATTCGCACAGAAGTAGCTGATATAGTGCTGTTGGGACGCGAACTACTCCGCAATCCTTACTGGCCGCATCTGGCAGCTAAACAGTTGGGACACGATAAACTCTGGCCTGTTCAATATGACCGAGCTTGGCTATGA
- a CDS encoding PQQ-dependent sugar dehydrogenase: MNSTKLSKQDQRRFIGNLSLKRCFIAAKALLLTIVILNYGSSAVNAAPQSLRADIKIRLILNTLSDSPSVRIAKDPRNNTLYYLKRNGEIYRVNLGSSTSTLVYNSSNHNIGETQGLAIGPNGTIYLVGNADLVNNQTKAIIVKGEIQSGTQQRIWSILAKSAGYPKSKTAYDHRFNGVVVSPDGSFIYVNSGSRTDHGEVQSSDGLYPNTREVGLTACILRLPSNGKNLFLANNRATLKTAGYIFAEGIRNTFDMAFAPNGDLFGTENGPDRDMSEELNWLRLGGNYGFPWRIGGTDNPQQFPNYNPANDRLLDPRFNAVQKGYFRNDPTFPVRPNVTLIEPIPNLGPDADSYRDPVDGKVKDASVLGQSFSSFTAHRSPLGLVFDTQGVMSPEFNRDGFMLSWTPGDSTGETVAGPFKDPSQDLLHLNLTKVGTTNYKFNATRIVKDFSNPIDSEIIGNKIYVLEYGGNEGIWEVTMPTQ; this comes from the coding sequence ATGAATAGCACTAAATTATCCAAGCAAGATCAACGCAGATTCATCGGTAATTTATCTCTAAAAAGGTGCTTTATTGCTGCCAAAGCGTTGTTACTTACAATAGTTATATTAAATTATGGTAGTAGTGCAGTAAATGCTGCACCTCAATCCCTGCGTGCTGATATTAAGATTCGCCTTATTCTGAATACATTATCAGACTCTCCCTCTGTTCGGATTGCAAAAGATCCAAGAAACAATACCCTCTATTACCTCAAACGAAATGGTGAGATTTATCGAGTCAATTTAGGCTCCTCTACTAGTACACTTGTCTACAACTCTAGTAATCATAATATCGGTGAGACTCAAGGTTTGGCTATTGGCCCTAACGGTACAATTTACTTGGTTGGGAATGCAGACCTTGTGAATAACCAAACTAAAGCAATTATTGTTAAAGGTGAAATTCAGTCGGGTACACAACAGCGTATCTGGTCTATCTTAGCTAAGAGTGCAGGATATCCCAAAAGCAAAACAGCTTACGATCATCGCTTCAACGGTGTGGTTGTTAGCCCAGATGGTAGCTTTATCTATGTGAATAGCGGTTCTCGTACCGATCACGGTGAAGTTCAGTCTTCTGATGGGTTGTATCCCAATACTCGCGAAGTAGGATTAACTGCCTGTATACTCCGACTTCCTAGTAATGGCAAAAATCTCTTCCTTGCAAACAATCGAGCAACCTTAAAGACAGCTGGCTATATTTTTGCAGAAGGAATACGTAATACTTTTGATATGGCATTTGCACCCAATGGGGATTTATTTGGTACAGAGAATGGCCCCGATCGCGATATGTCAGAAGAATTAAATTGGCTACGTCTAGGTGGTAACTACGGCTTTCCCTGGCGCATTGGCGGGACAGACAATCCACAACAATTTCCCAATTATAATCCTGCTAATGACAGATTGTTAGACCCTCGATTTAACGCCGTTCAAAAGGGCTATTTTCGTAACGATCCAACCTTTCCTGTTCGGCCTAATGTAACCTTAATTGAACCAATTCCTAATCTTGGGCCAGACGCAGACAGTTACCGCGATCCAGTAGATGGCAAAGTCAAAGATGCCAGTGTTCTGGGGCAAAGTTTTAGCAGTTTTACAGCCCACCGTTCTCCTTTGGGCTTAGTTTTTGATACACAAGGAGTAATGAGTCCAGAATTCAATAGAGATGGATTCATGTTGAGTTGGACACCAGGCGACTCCACTGGCGAAACAGTAGCAGGCCCTTTTAAAGATCCTAGCCAAGACCTACTACATTTAAACTTAACTAAAGTAGGAACTACCAACTATAAATTTAACGCTACGCGCATTGTCAAAGATTTTAGTAATCCTATTGATAGTGAAATTATCGGCAATAAAATTTATGTTCTGGAATATGGTGGAAATGAAGGAATTTGGGAAGTAACTATGCCAACTCAATAA
- a CDS encoding MetQ/NlpA family ABC transporter substrate-binding protein, translated as MKFVNTQLAPEDKTEVIIITSNDQVRPNIALRDKVIDANFFQH; from the coding sequence TTGAAGTTTGTAAATACTCAACTAGCACCTGAAGACAAAACAGAAGTAATAATTATTACTTCTAATGACCAAGTACGACCGAATATAGCTTTAAGAGATAAAGTAATCGATGCCAATTTTTTTCAACATTGA
- a CDS encoding calcium-binding protein, with protein sequence MAVIFGTTAPDTRNGTSGDDTIYGWANGDNANSLSGNDTLNGADGNDNLFGGTGNDSLIGGLGNDTLDGGLGIDSLNGGVGNDTYLVDSGADTITEAVNSGTDTVRSTVTYILSVNLENLTLTGTSAINGTGNSLNNILFGNTANNTLNGRAGNDNLDGNLGNDTLIGEDGNDSLQGGPGNDSLNGGSGDDILIGVFPASVLSPGLGETDILTGGVGLDRFILGDAKNVFYDDKSTTNAGFGDLATITDFNPSEDRIELKGSPKDYRLQSAGANTQILLDKPGTEPDEIIGLIQGKVNLRLDSNYFLFYERENAGQATNNTLASAEALGSLSSGSDVKLSGELVTVQPGDNPDFDFFTFSLANPKTVTISAVTTDDTVIGLFNNAGILLQSDDDSGPDFGSFITASLGTGTYSISVSKYAFFPQDGGTFTGSSDSNSAPYTLEVSLV encoded by the coding sequence ATGGCAGTTATTTTCGGCACTACGGCTCCTGACACAAGAAATGGGACTTCAGGAGATGACACGATATATGGTTGGGCTAATGGTGATAATGCCAATAGTTTGTCTGGTAACGATACCCTAAATGGTGCAGATGGTAATGATAATTTGTTTGGCGGGACAGGAAACGACAGTTTAATTGGTGGACTTGGCAATGACACACTTGATGGTGGCTTGGGTATTGACAGCTTGAATGGGGGAGTAGGTAACGACACTTATCTTGTTGACAGTGGTGCTGACACCATTACCGAAGCTGTTAATTCAGGGACAGATACCGTCCGGTCTACTGTCACCTACATACTGAGTGTAAATTTAGAAAACCTGACCCTGACTGGAACTAGCGCCATCAACGGTACAGGTAACAGTCTTAACAACATACTTTTTGGTAATACTGCTAACAACACTCTCAATGGGAGAGCAGGCAATGACAACTTAGATGGTAATTTGGGCAATGATACCCTCATTGGTGAAGATGGCAATGATAGTCTACAAGGCGGCCCCGGCAATGACAGCCTCAATGGGGGGTCTGGAGACGACATCCTCATCGGTGTTTTCCCTGCTAGTGTACTATCACCTGGATTAGGGGAGACTGATATCTTAACTGGCGGGGTTGGGCTAGATAGATTTATCCTGGGAGACGCTAAAAATGTCTTCTATGACGATAAAAGCACTACCAATGCTGGTTTTGGTGACTTGGCGACTATTACTGACTTCAACCCTAGTGAAGATCGAATAGAACTCAAAGGTTCGCCAAAAGACTACCGCTTGCAATCTGCTGGAGCCAACACACAAATATTATTAGATAAACCAGGAACAGAGCCAGATGAGATTATAGGTCTTATCCAGGGGAAAGTGAACCTTAGACTTGATAGTAACTATTTCCTTTTCTATGAACGGGAAAATGCTGGACAAGCTACAAACAATACACTAGCTAGTGCTGAAGCATTGGGTTCTTTATCATCAGGCTCAGACGTTAAACTTTCAGGTGAGTTGGTAACAGTTCAACCAGGGGACAATCCTGATTTCGACTTTTTTACATTTTCTCTAGCAAATCCCAAAACTGTCACCATCAGTGCGGTAACAACCGATGATACAGTTATCGGACTGTTTAACAATGCTGGGATCTTACTTCAAAGTGACGACGATAGTGGCCCCGACTTTGGATCGTTTATAACCGCTTCACTAGGTACTGGAACGTACTCAATTTCAGTGAGCAAATATGCTTTCTTCCCTCAAGATGGTGGAACTTTCACTGGCTCTAGTGACAGCAATTCTGCTCCTTATACATTAGAAGTGAGTTTGGTATAA
- a CDS encoding (2Fe-2S) ferredoxin domain-containing protein — MTNITQPSNLPTIDQPSASKCVRVCQNRTCKKQGAAKVLAAFTAFPIPDVTVTASSCLGQCGNGPMVLVLPDMVWYSGVQPDEVSLLIENHLLDGERVEQMLYYRFHPQRSN; from the coding sequence ATGACCAACATCACTCAACCATCAAACTTGCCCACAATAGACCAACCCTCTGCTTCTAAATGTGTGCGGGTTTGTCAAAATCGTACCTGCAAAAAGCAAGGTGCGGCCAAGGTATTAGCAGCTTTTACGGCTTTCCCAATCCCTGATGTAACGGTAACGGCTAGCAGCTGTTTAGGACAATGTGGCAATGGGCCGATGGTGCTGGTATTACCCGATATGGTCTGGTATAGCGGCGTTCAACCGGATGAAGTATCTCTACTGATAGAAAATCATTTACTGGATGGTGAAAGAGTCGAACAGATGCTCTATTATCGGTTTCATCCCCAGAGATCAAATTAA
- a CDS encoding cysteine synthase A, translating into MDIKNGFVGAVGNTPLIRLNSFSEETGCEILAKAEFLNPGGSVKDRAALYIIEDAEKKGLLKPGGTVVEGTAGNTGIGLAHICNAKGYKCLIIIPDTQSQEKIDALIALGAEVRRVPAVPYKDPNNYVKLSGRVAAELENAIWANQFDNLANRHAHYETTGPEIWKQTDGKIDGWTSATGTAGTYAGVALYLKEQNPAIKCVVADPLGSALYSYVKTGEINIEGNSITEGIGNGRVTANMEGAPADDAIQIDDKEALRVVYQLLRKDGLLMGGSTGINVGAAIALAKQLGPGHTIVTILCDSGSRYQSRIFNPEWLASKGLSID; encoded by the coding sequence ATGGATATTAAGAATGGCTTCGTCGGCGCTGTTGGTAACACCCCCCTGATTCGCTTAAACAGCTTCAGTGAAGAAACAGGGTGTGAAATTCTCGCTAAAGCTGAATTTCTCAATCCTGGCGGTTCCGTCAAAGACCGCGCCGCACTTTACATTATTGAAGATGCCGAAAAGAAAGGTTTACTCAAACCTGGTGGTACTGTTGTAGAAGGAACTGCTGGTAATACTGGCATTGGACTGGCGCATATTTGCAATGCTAAAGGCTACAAATGCCTAATTATTATTCCCGATACTCAGTCACAAGAAAAAATAGACGCACTGATAGCACTAGGTGCAGAAGTTCGTCGCGTTCCAGCTGTACCCTACAAAGACCCGAACAACTACGTCAAGCTATCTGGCAGAGTCGCTGCTGAGTTAGAAAATGCTATTTGGGCGAACCAGTTTGATAACCTAGCCAATCGCCACGCCCACTACGAAACCACAGGGCCAGAAATTTGGAAACAGACAGATGGTAAAATAGATGGATGGACATCTGCAACTGGTACTGCTGGTACTTATGCTGGTGTGGCCTTGTACTTGAAAGAACAAAATCCAGCGATTAAATGCGTTGTAGCCGATCCTCTGGGTAGCGCACTCTATAGCTATGTCAAAACTGGCGAAATCAATATAGAAGGAAATTCCATTACCGAAGGCATCGGTAACGGTCGCGTCACAGCCAATATGGAAGGCGCACCTGCCGATGATGCTATCCAAATCGATGACAAAGAAGCTTTGCGGGTAGTTTACCAATTGCTAAGGAAAGATGGGTTGTTAATGGGCGGTTCAACGGGTATTAATGTTGGCGCAGCTATCGCCCTAGCGAAGCAGTTGGGGCCAGGACATACCATTGTCACCATCTTGTGTGATAGTGGTTCCCGCTATCAGTCGCGGATATTCAACCCGGAATGGCTAGCTTCAAAAGGACTTTCAATAGATTAG
- a CDS encoding DUF3040 domain-containing protein, which translates to MTSESDRQKELEHRERTLREREVELRLREMETNIHATDVAFHQTVKHQPDRKPWMKKLILGGKLFALGVVALVAVRIASVLAGFIIVGVLGWVSYKLFLESKKTNL; encoded by the coding sequence ATGACATCTGAGAGCGATCGCCAAAAAGAACTTGAACACCGGGAACGCACATTACGAGAACGAGAAGTTGAATTGCGACTCCGGGAAATGGAAACTAACATCCATGCTACTGATGTAGCTTTTCATCAAACTGTGAAACATCAGCCAGATCGGAAACCTTGGATGAAAAAACTGATTCTGGGTGGAAAGCTTTTTGCTCTTGGTGTGGTAGCGCTAGTTGCAGTAAGAATAGCCTCAGTATTAGCTGGGTTTATTATTGTTGGTGTGCTGGGGTGGGTGTCTTACAAACTATTTTTGGAATCTAAAAAAACCAATCTTTAA
- a CDS encoding pentapeptide repeat-containing protein: MANREHLALLKAGAVTWIEWRKRNSQIEPDLSAANLQGDNLRGANLQGVNLRKVDLGNALLVRANLSSADLSSANLSKALLVEANLSDANFTVANLSGAVLTQADLSHANLIGADLSEANLRGAAIAHANLIGTDLRSANLRDADLGAAKLIRANLSFANLIEANLIEADLSEATLYEAELLGAYLYKTNLYKANLNKARFSGAYLLRVNLSEADLSQADLSWTNLRDANLAGANLRAANLRGADIRGANLSGANLQKAIMPNASRHD; the protein is encoded by the coding sequence ATGGCAAATCGAGAGCATCTAGCTTTACTTAAAGCAGGTGCAGTTACATGGATTGAGTGGAGAAAGAGAAATTCTCAGATTGAACCAGACCTCAGCGCCGCAAATCTGCAAGGGGATAACCTCAGAGGCGCAAACCTCCAGGGGGTAAATCTGAGAAAGGTAGATTTGGGTAATGCTTTACTTGTGCGAGCAAACCTCAGTAGTGCTGACCTCAGTAGTGCCAACCTCTCCAAAGCCTTGCTTGTTGAAGCTAACTTGAGTGATGCTAACTTCACTGTTGCTAACTTGAGTGGTGCTGTACTTACGCAAGCAGATTTGAGCCATGCTAATTTGATTGGAGCCGACTTGAGTGAGGCAAATCTAAGAGGCGCTGCGATCGCTCATGCTAATCTAATTGGAACTGACCTAAGAAGCGCTAACTTAAGAGATGCCGATTTAGGTGCAGCGAAGCTAATCCGGGCTAATCTCTCTTTTGCCAACCTAATTGAAGCTAACTTGATTGAGGCTGACCTCAGCGAAGCAACTTTATATGAGGCGGAATTATTGGGGGCTTATCTTTATAAAACCAACCTTTACAAAGCTAATTTGAATAAGGCTCGCTTCAGTGGTGCTTATCTGTTGCGGGTTAACTTAAGTGAAGCTGACTTGAGTCAAGCTGATTTAAGCTGGACTAACCTTAGAGACGCGAATTTGGCAGGGGCAAATCTCAGAGCAGCTAACCTCAGAGGAGCCGACATTCGGGGAGCTAATCTTAGCGGTGCAAATCTTCAGAAGGCAATTATGCCTAACGCTTCTAGGCATGATTAG